Proteins encoded by one window of Superficieibacter sp. HKU1:
- a CDS encoding transcriptional regulator, producing the protein MSRSLLTNETSELDLLDQRPFDQTDFDILKSYEAVVDGLAMLIGAHCEIVLHSLQDLKCSAIRIANGEHTGRQIGSPITDLALRMLHDMTGADSSVSKCYFTRAKSGVLMKSLTIAIRNRDQRVIGLLCINMNLDVPFSQIMNTFIPPETPDVGSSVNFASSVDDLVAQTLEFTIEEVNADRNVSNNAKNRQIVLNLYEKGIFDIKDAINQVADRLNISKHTVYLYIRQFKSGDFLGQDK; encoded by the coding sequence ATGTCCAGGTCGCTTTTAACCAACGAAACCAGCGAGCTTGATTTACTGGATCAACGTCCATTCGATCAGACCGACTTCGATATCCTGAAATCCTACGAAGCGGTAGTGGACGGGTTAGCGATGCTTATTGGTGCCCATTGCGAAATTGTGCTGCACTCTCTACAAGACCTGAAGTGTTCCGCCATTCGTATCGCCAATGGCGAACATACCGGGCGGCAAATTGGTTCTCCTATTACCGATCTGGCGTTGCGGATGCTGCATGATATGACCGGCGCAGACAGCAGCGTATCGAAATGCTATTTCACCCGCGCCAAAAGCGGCGTATTGATGAAGTCGCTGACTATCGCGATCCGCAATCGCGATCAGCGGGTGATTGGCCTGCTGTGCATCAACATGAACCTTGATGTGCCGTTCTCGCAGATCATGAATACCTTTATCCCACCGGAAACGCCGGATGTGGGATCGTCAGTTAACTTCGCCTCTTCAGTCGATGATTTGGTCGCACAAACGCTTGAGTTCACCATTGAAGAGGTGAACGCCGATCGCAACGTGTCAAACAACGCCAAGAACCGCCAGATCGTGCTGAATCTTTATGAAAAAGGCATTTTTGATATTAAAGATGCGATTAACCAGGTTGCCGACCGCCTGAACATTTCCAAGCACACCGTTTATCTCTACATCCGCCAGTTTAAAAGCGGCGATTTTCTGGGGCAGGATAAGTAA
- the tusD gene encoding sulfurtransferase complex subunit TusD, giving the protein MRFALLVTGPAYGTQQASSAWQFASALLAEGHDLACVFFYREGVHNANQLTSPASDEFDLVRAWQRLHHEHGVALHICVAAALRRGIADESEAGHPELPGANLADGFTLTGLGALAEAALTCDRVVQF; this is encoded by the coding sequence ATGCGTTTTGCCCTGCTGGTGACAGGCCCGGCCTACGGGACTCAACAGGCATCAAGCGCGTGGCAGTTTGCCAGTGCGCTGCTGGCTGAGGGACATGACCTGGCCTGCGTCTTCTTCTACCGTGAAGGCGTTCATAATGCCAATCAGCTCACCTCTCCGGCCAGCGACGAGTTCGATCTGGTGCGGGCGTGGCAGCGTTTGCATCACGAGCACGGAGTGGCGCTGCATATTTGCGTGGCGGCGGCCTTACGTCGTGGGATCGCCGATGAGTCCGAAGCCGGACATCCTGAATTGCCGGGTGCGAACCTCGCAGACGGTTTTACGCTCACCGGACTTGGCGCACTGGCGGAAGCGGCGCTCACCTGTGACAGAGTGGTGCAATTCTGA
- the tusC gene encoding sulfurtransferase complex subunit TusC — MKRVAFVFTSAPHGSAAGREGLDALLATSALTDDTGVFFLGDGVLQLLAGQQPATILARDYIATFKVLPLYDIDNCWLCAASLRERGFSADTSRVLDVELLEPEALREKLDNYDVIMTF; from the coding sequence ATGAAACGCGTCGCTTTTGTTTTCACCTCCGCGCCGCACGGTTCTGCTGCCGGGCGGGAAGGGCTGGATGCACTGCTGGCCACTTCGGCGCTGACTGACGACACGGGCGTGTTTTTCCTCGGTGACGGCGTGCTGCAACTGCTGGCCGGTCAGCAGCCCGCGACGATCCTGGCGCGTGATTATATCGCCACGTTTAAAGTGCTCCCGCTGTACGATATCGACAACTGCTGGCTGTGTGCGGCCTCGCTACGTGAACGCGGATTCAGCGCCGATACGTCGCGCGTACTGGACGTTGAGCTACTCGAGCCTGAGGCTCTGCGGGAAAAACTGGATAACTACGACGTCATTATGACGTTTTGA
- the tusB gene encoding sulfurtransferase complex subunit TusB — MLHTLRHSPWHCDMTTLLRMLREGDDLLLISDGVQAAVEGNRFLEMLSAVPISVYVLDEDVNARGFSAQISTSVVRVDYTGFVRLTIKHTGQMAW; from the coding sequence ATGCTGCATACCCTGCGCCACTCTCCCTGGCATTGTGATATGACCACCCTACTGCGGATGCTGCGGGAGGGTGACGACCTGCTACTCATCTCCGACGGCGTGCAGGCAGCCGTTGAGGGCAACCGCTTTCTTGAAATGCTGAGCGCCGTCCCCATATCAGTCTATGTGCTTGATGAAGACGTCAATGCGCGTGGTTTTTCTGCTCAAATTTCGACCAGTGTCGTCAGGGTTGACTATACTGGTTTCGTCAGACTAACGATAAAACATACGGGTCAAATGGCCTGGTGA
- the rpsL gene encoding 30S ribosomal protein S12: MATVNQLVRKPRARKVAKSNVPALEACPQKRGVCTRVYTTTPKKPNSALRKVCRVRLTNGFEVTSYIGGEGHNLQEHSVILIRGGRVKDLPGVRYHTVRGALDCSGVKDRKQSRSKYGVKRPKA; the protein is encoded by the coding sequence ATGGCAACAGTTAACCAGCTGGTACGCAAACCACGCGCTCGCAAAGTTGCAAAAAGCAACGTGCCGGCGCTGGAAGCATGCCCGCAAAAACGTGGCGTATGTACTCGTGTATATACTACCACTCCTAAAAAACCGAACTCCGCACTGCGTAAAGTTTGCCGTGTTCGTTTAACAAACGGTTTTGAAGTGACTTCCTACATCGGTGGTGAAGGTCACAACCTGCAGGAGCACTCCGTGATCCTGATCCGTGGCGGTCGTGTAAAAGACCTCCCGGGTGTTCGTTACCACACCGTTCGTGGTGCGCTTGACTGCTCCGGCGTTAAAGACCGTAAGCAATCACGCTCCAAGTATGGCGTGAAACGTCCTAAGGCTTAA
- the rpsG gene encoding 30S ribosomal protein S7 produces MPRRRVIGQRKILPDPKFGSELLAKFVNILMVDGKKSTAEAIVYSALETLAQRSGKNELEAFEVALDNVRPTVEVKSRRVGGSTYQVPVEVRPVRRNALAMRWIVEAARKRGDKSMALRLANELSDAADNKGTAVKKREDVHRMAEANKAFAHYRW; encoded by the coding sequence ATGCCACGTCGTCGCGTCATTGGTCAGCGTAAAATTCTGCCGGATCCGAAGTTCGGATCAGAACTGCTGGCTAAATTTGTCAATATCCTGATGGTAGATGGTAAAAAATCTACTGCAGAAGCAATCGTATACAGCGCGCTGGAGACCCTGGCTCAGCGTTCTGGTAAAAATGAACTGGAAGCCTTCGAAGTCGCTCTCGACAACGTGCGCCCGACTGTAGAAGTTAAGTCTCGCCGCGTTGGTGGTTCTACTTATCAGGTTCCAGTTGAAGTTCGTCCGGTTCGTCGTAATGCCCTGGCAATGCGTTGGATCGTTGAAGCTGCTCGTAAACGCGGTGATAAATCCATGGCTCTGCGCCTGGCGAACGAACTTTCTGATGCTGCTGACAACAAAGGTACAGCAGTTAAGAAACGTGAAGACGTTCACCGTATGGCAGAAGCCAACAAGGCGTTCGCACACTACCGTTGGTAA
- the fusA gene encoding elongation factor G: protein MARTTPIARYRNIGISAHIDAGKTTTTERILFYTGVNHKIGEVHDGAATMDWMEQEQERGITITSAATTAFWSGMAKQYEPHRVNIIDTPGHVDFTIEVERSMRVLDGAVMVYCAVGGVQPQSETVWRQANKYKVPRIAFVNKMDRMGANFLKVVGQIKSRLGANPVPLQLAIGAEEGFTGVVDLVKMKAINWNDADQGVTFEYEDIPADMQDLADEWHQNLIESAAEASEELMEKYLGGEELTEEEIKSALRQRVLNNEIILVTCGSAFKNKGVQAMLDAVIDYLPSPTDVPAINGILDDGKDTPAERHASDEEPFAALAFKIATDPFVGNLTFFRVYSGVVNSGDTVLNSVKSARERFGRIVQMHANKREEIKEVRAGDIAAAIGLKDVTTGDTLCNPDAPIILERMEFPEPVISIAVEPKTKADQEKMGLALGRLAKEDPSFRVWTDEESNQTIIAGMGELHLDIIVDRMKREFNVEANVGKPQVAYREAIRAKVTDIEGKHAKQSGGRGQYGHVVIDMYPLEPGSNPKGYEFVNDIKGGVIPGEYIPAVDKGIQEQLKSGPLAGYPVVDLGVRLHFGSYHDVDSSELAFKLAASIAFKDGFKKAKPVLLEPIMKVEVETPEENTGDVIGDLSRRRGMLRGQESEVTGVKIHAEVPLSEMFGYATQLRSLTKGRASYTMEFLKYDDAPNNVAQAVIEARGK from the coding sequence ATGGCTCGTACAACACCCATCGCACGCTATCGTAACATCGGTATCAGTGCGCACATCGACGCCGGTAAAACCACCACTACCGAACGTATTCTGTTCTACACCGGTGTGAACCACAAAATCGGTGAAGTTCATGACGGCGCAGCAACAATGGACTGGATGGAGCAGGAGCAGGAACGTGGTATCACCATCACGTCCGCAGCGACTACTGCATTCTGGTCTGGTATGGCTAAGCAGTATGAACCGCATCGTGTCAACATCATCGACACCCCGGGGCACGTTGACTTCACTATCGAAGTAGAACGTTCCATGCGTGTTCTTGACGGTGCGGTAATGGTTTACTGCGCAGTTGGTGGTGTTCAGCCACAGTCTGAAACCGTATGGCGTCAGGCAAACAAATATAAAGTTCCACGTATCGCGTTCGTTAACAAAATGGACCGTATGGGTGCGAACTTCCTGAAAGTTGTTGGTCAGATCAAATCCCGTCTGGGCGCGAACCCGGTTCCGCTGCAGCTGGCGATTGGTGCTGAAGAAGGTTTCACCGGTGTTGTTGACCTGGTGAAAATGAAAGCCATCAACTGGAACGATGCAGATCAGGGCGTTACGTTCGAATACGAAGATATCCCGGCTGACATGCAGGACCTGGCTGACGAATGGCACCAGAACCTGATTGAATCCGCAGCTGAAGCTTCTGAAGAGCTGATGGAAAAATACCTGGGTGGTGAAGAACTGACTGAAGAAGAGATCAAATCTGCTCTTCGCCAGCGCGTTCTGAACAACGAAATCATCCTGGTAACCTGTGGTTCTGCGTTCAAGAACAAAGGTGTTCAGGCGATGCTGGATGCGGTAATTGATTACCTGCCGTCCCCGACTGACGTTCCTGCGATCAACGGTATTCTGGACGACGGTAAAGATACCCCGGCTGAGCGTCACGCTAGCGATGAAGAGCCGTTTGCTGCTCTGGCATTCAAAATCGCTACCGACCCGTTCGTGGGTAACCTGACCTTCTTCCGCGTGTACTCTGGCGTGGTTAACTCCGGTGACACCGTACTGAACTCTGTGAAATCTGCTCGTGAACGTTTTGGCCGTATCGTACAGATGCACGCTAACAAACGTGAAGAGATCAAAGAAGTTCGCGCGGGCGACATCGCTGCTGCGATCGGTCTGAAAGACGTAACCACTGGTGACACGCTGTGTAACCCGGATGCGCCGATCATTCTGGAGCGTATGGAATTCCCTGAGCCGGTAATCTCCATCGCTGTAGAACCGAAAACCAAAGCTGACCAGGAAAAAATGGGTCTGGCTCTGGGCCGTCTGGCTAAAGAAGACCCGTCTTTCCGCGTATGGACTGACGAAGAATCTAACCAGACCATTATCGCCGGTATGGGTGAGCTGCACCTCGACATCATCGTTGACCGTATGAAACGCGAATTCAACGTTGAAGCGAACGTCGGTAAACCTCAGGTTGCTTACCGTGAAGCGATTCGCGCGAAAGTTACCGATATCGAAGGTAAACACGCTAAGCAGTCTGGTGGTCGCGGTCAGTATGGTCATGTTGTTATCGACATGTACCCGCTGGAGCCGGGTTCAAACCCGAAAGGCTACGAGTTCGTCAACGACATCAAAGGCGGTGTAATTCCTGGTGAATACATCCCGGCCGTTGATAAAGGCATCCAGGAACAGCTTAAATCTGGTCCGCTGGCTGGCTACCCGGTAGTTGACCTCGGTGTGCGTCTGCACTTCGGTTCTTACCATGACGTTGACTCCTCTGAGCTGGCGTTTAAACTGGCCGCTTCTATCGCCTTTAAAGATGGCTTTAAGAAAGCGAAACCTGTTCTGCTTGAGCCGATCATGAAGGTTGAAGTAGAAACGCCGGAAGAGAACACTGGTGACGTCATCGGTGACCTTAGCCGTCGTCGTGGTATGCTGCGTGGTCAGGAATCTGAAGTAACTGGCGTTAAGATCCATGCTGAAGTGCCGCTGTCTGAAATGTTCGGATATGCAACTCAGCTGCGTTCTCTGACCAAAGGTCGTGCATCATACACCATGGAATTCCTGAAGTATGATGATGCGCCGAACAACGTTGCTCAGGCCGTAATCGAAGCCCGTGGTAAATAA